DNA from Hyphomicrobiales bacterium:
ATCTGCCCAAATTCGTGCGCTTGAACAGGATGGGATTGTGCGCACTCTGGCCGAGCCAAATCTGACAGCGGTGTCCGGCGAAGCGGCGAGCTTTTTGGCTGGCGGTGAGTTTCCGGTGCCCATCAGCCGGGACAGCCAAGGCAATGTGATCGTTGAATATAAGCCCTTTGGTGTTGGCCTCGGCTTTACGCCGATCGTGCTTGCCGGTGATCGTATCTCACTACAGATCGAAACCGAAGTGTCCGAGCTGACGGCTGAAGGTGCCTTCACCCTGCGCAGCGACAACGGCAATGATCTTTCGATCCCTGGCCTACGGGTCCGACGTGCATCGACCATGGTCGAGCTGCCGTCCGGCGGGTCGATCGTTATGGCCGGACTTATCGATCAACGACTTGCCCAAAACATCGACGGTATCCCAGGGCTCATGAGCCTGCCAATTATTGGTCAGCTGTTCCGATCATCAGATTTCCAACGCTCGCAAACCGAACTTGCCATCTTCATCACCCCCTACCTGACTCAGGCCGTCGCGCGTGATGATCTGGTGCGTCCGGATGAAAATCTGCGACCTGCAAGCGACCTTTCCACTTTGTTTTTCAACCAGCTGATCGAGCAGTACGGCGTGCAGGGTCAAGCGCCTTCAGGCCGGTACCACGGTCATGCTGGGTTCATTGTCCCCTAATGGGCGACATCGTGTGAGGATGTATGCGTATGACCGACAAATCCCTTAACAAAGCCGGACAGAACAAGGTTCTGCGCCTTGGCCTGTTGGGTGCCGCGGTGTTGGCACTAGGAGCGTGCAGCAACATTCACAGCAGCACGGGCACCTATGATCCACGCTTCATGAATTACGATCAGCGCCATGCGCTTAGCCTTCGTCAGCAAGAAGCGACACTGCCTCTGCTCGTCGGCGCCAACGCGACCGGGCTGACGAGCGGAGACCGAACCGCGCTGTCGGGGTTCATGCAGTCTTATTCGGCACAAGGTGAAGGCGCGCTTCGTATCCGCGTCCCGCAAGGCTCGGCGAACGCCCATGCGGCCAGAACTGCTCTTGGCGACATTCACGATGTCGTTTCGCGGTCCGGTGGCAACCCTAGCGCGATCCGCGTCGAGCACTACCAGGCGGGCAACGTGGATGCCCATGCACCTATCATTGTGATTTACGATCGGCTCGAAGCTGTCACGAACCCTTGCGGAACCTGGGCTGATCCGTTCAATCCGGCGCTCGAGCAATCGGACTTCTACAACTTCGGTTGCGCCAGCCAGGCTAATCTCGGCGCGTCCCTTGCTGACCCCCGCGATTTGGTCCGTCCACGCGGCATTGGAAGCCCCGATGCCGGCCGACGTGCCGAGGTCTTGGCCGCGTATCGCCGTGGCGAGCCGACGGCCACCCAACGTTCCTCCGAAGCTGAAGCTGCCGTCGCGCAGGTAGGTGAGTAATGCAGGACGACTATCCAGGCCAATTCCCTTCTGGACCGCCAGCGTTGCCTGAAGGGGCCGACGCCGATGGGTCTCTGGTCGACACCAGCGATATTGCGCCGGTGCCACGGATCACCATTCAAGCCTTCTGCGAAAGCCAGGCCTTGAGCGAAGCTGTCCAAGAGGCTTCCCGTGATCGGCGTATGGCCAAAGCTCATGTTCGCGCCTACCCAGGCGGCATCGCTGCGGCACTGGAATTCTACGCGTCGTCGCCGACGCCGAACCTGTTGATCTTGGAAAACCAAGCGCCAGCGGACCGGCTTCTCGATCAGCTGGGAAAACTGGCCGACGTCTGCGACCCTGGCACGGAGGTCGTCATTGTCGGGCACGTCAATGACGTGCTGCTCTATCGCGAGCTGATCCGTTGTGGCGTGCGTGATTACGTTGTCGCTCCGCTTGGGCCAATGGACGTTGTTCGCCTGATCTCAGAGCTCTACGCGTCGCAATCAGAGAAGGTCATCGGGAAGACTTATGCCTTCATCGGTGCGCGTGGCGGGTGCGGCGCATCAACCATCGCCCACAATGTGGCGTGGACGTTGTCGACCTCTCTGGAAACCAACACGGTAATCGTCGATTTCGATTTGCCGTTTGGCACCGCCAATTTGGATTTCAATCAGGATCCGCCCACGGGCATTGGCGATGTGGTCAACGCACCCGACCGCGTGGACGAGACTTTTGTCGACCGCCTGCTTGCGAAATGTTCAGATCGGCTGAGCCTGCTGGCAGCGCCTTCAACGCTCGACAAGGTGACGGATTTCCCGGAGCATCAGTTCGAACAGGTCACAGACTTCCTGCGCGCATCGGTTCCCGCATCCGTATTCGATCTGCCCCACCATTGGTCCGGTTGGGTGCGCAAGTCACTGATTGATGCCGACGAGTTGGTGATCGTTGCCGCGCCGGACCTTGCGAGCTTGCGCAACGCGAAAAACCTAATCGATGCGGTTAAACAGGCTCGTCCCAATGACGGTCCACCGCGTTTGGTTCTCAATATGGCGGGCATTCCCAAGCGCCCGGAAATTGAGGCGAAAGACTTTGCCGATGCCTTGTGCATTGAGCCGCTGGCCGTGGTCGAATTTGACGCTGAGGTCTTCGGCAATGCCGCCAATTCCGGCCATATGATCGCTGAAGTCGCGCCCAAGCACGAGGCGGTCGCCGCGTTTGAGGCCATAGCCTCAGCCATCACCGGCAAGGATTCGGGCCGGCGGAGCAAGAAATCGGCGTTGCCTTCCATCATGCAGAAGTTTCTGCAGCGCAAAAAGGCGTCCTAAGTCATGTTCGGCCGTCGCGGCACATCGGGTCCAACTTCCACACCTGGCTCCGTCGGGGGCAGCACTTTGCCGCCCGATCCCAGCCCGGCGCCAAGCCCTGCTCAGGCGCCGCGACCTTCCGATTCAACGTCGGCGGCGCCCACAGGTCAAACCGCTGCGGCCACTCCTGATCCGGTGATGCCAAAGCCGGAGCCTGTCCAGGCGACAGCTCCACAGGCGGAACCAGCCCCTAAAGCCCGTCGAGCCGACTACTACGACATCAAGACCGACGTTTTCTCAGCGATGATCGACACGATCGATCTGGCTCAGCTGACGCGGATGGACAACGACTCCGCACGCGAGGAAATTCGCGACGTCGTCACGGAAATCATCGCGCTGAAGAACCTCGCAATGTCGATTGCGGACCAGGAGATGATCCTGGAGGATATCTGCAACGACGTGATGGGTTTTGGCCCATTGGAGCCTTTGCTGGCGCGTGATGACATTGCCGACATCATGGTCAATGGCGCCGACAACACGTTCATCGAAGTCGATGGCAAGGTGCAGCAAACCTCGGTCAAGTTTCGCGACAACCAGCAACTGATGAACATCTGCCAGCGGATCGTGAGCCAGGTCGGCCGCCGGGTGGATGAAAGCTCGCCGATATGTGACGCGCGCCTGCTCGATGGGTCTCGTGTCAATGTGATTGCACCGCCACTGGCGATCGATGGGCCGACGCTGACCATTCGTAAGTTCAAAAAGGACAAGCTAACCCTCAAGCAGCTGGTCAATTTCGGTTCGATTACGCCTGAGGGCGCACAGGTTCTTGAAATCATCGGCAAGGTCCGCTGCAACGTAGTCATCTCAGGCGGCACAGGCTCGGGTAAAACGACCCTGCTGAACTGCCTGACCGCGTTTATCGAACAGGATGAACGCATCATCACCTGCGAAGATGCCGCCGAACTTCAGCTGCAACAGCCGCATGTGGTGCGCCTGGAGACACGCCCGCCCAATCTGGAGGGTGAGGGCACTGTGACGATGCGTGACCTGGTCAAAAACTGTCTGCGCATGCGCCCGGAACGGATTATCGTCGGTGAGGTTCGTGGACCAGAGGCTTTCGATCTTTTGCAAGCCATGAACACTGGCCATGACGGTTCCATGGGTACGCTGCACGCCAACTCGCCGCGTGAAGCCCTCAGTCGCATGGAATCGATGATCACAATGGGTGGCTTCTCGCTGCCCTCGCGCACCATCCGCGACATGATCACATCGTCGGTCGACGTAATCATTCAGGCTTCGCGTCTGCGCGATGGTTCGCGCCGCATCACGCACATCACCGAGGTGTTGGGCATGGAAGGCGACATCATCACGACTCAGGATCTCTTCGTTTATGAAATCCTGGGGGAGGACGCGAACGGCAAAATCATCGGCCGGCATAAATCCACCGGCGTTGGCCGCCCCAACTTCTGGGATCGTGCGCGTTATTACAACGAAGAGAACCGTCTTGCTGCCGCACTTGATGCGTCGGCTATTGATGATGAGCGTTTGTCCGCATGATGATGGGTGCGCGCCATGTTTGATCCTCAAACTGTGACGATGGCAGTCGGTATTTTGGCGGCGCTTTCGATCAGCGGCCTGGCCTATGCCTTGCTCTCGCCGCTGATGGATCGACAGGACAAAAAAGACCGGATCAACAAAGTCGCGGTCGTCGATCGCCGAGCCGTCCATGCCCGCCAAGCATCGGCCGAAGACGCGGCCAACCGGCGTAAAAACATCGCCTCCAAGCTGAAACAGCAGCAGCAACTTATAGACGAGAAAACAAAGAACGCTGGCTCGAGCAAAGCAACCTTAGAAATGCGCTTAAAGCGGGCTGGCCTCACCTGGAACAAGCGGTCCTTCTTGATGATCAGCGCGACCTGCGGTCTCGTAATCGTTGGTGCATTGATGAGTGTTGGCGCTCCGCTTTATGCCTCCATTGCCGGCGGCATTGCAGGCGCCTTTGGCCTGCCGAACTGGTATGTGAACTTCAAAGGCAAGAGCCGCATGAAAAAGTTCTTGCTCGAATTTCCCAACGCCATCGACGTGATCGTGCGCGGCATGAAGGCTGGCCTGCCGCTCAATGATTGTATGCTGATCATTTCGCGCGAAGCTGCCGAGCCGGTGCGCGGAGAGTTCAAACAGCTTGTCGAACAGCAGCAAATGGGCGTTCAGCTCAATGATGCGGTCGCCAAAATGTACGAGCGTGTCCCACTGCCGGAAGTGAATTTCCTTTCGATCATGATGGCCATTCAAGGTCAGTCAGGCGGCAACCTGTCTGAGCCCCTTGGCAACCTGTCTCGCGTGGTGCGCGATCGTAAAAAGATGAAAGCCAAAATCGACGCGATGTCGATGGAAGCCAAATCGTCCGCCGCCATCATCGCCTGTCTGCCGGTCGCAGTGATCACACTGATCTACCTTTCGACGCCCGACTACATCACGCTTCTATTCACCGAACGGCTCGGCAATCTGTTGCTGGGCGCGTGCGGCATCTTGATGCTCACTGGCGTGTTGGTGATGCGCAAGATGATCAACTTCGACATTTAGGCGTGAGACGGACCGGCCGCCATGGATGAGTTGCTCTACACGCTGACGAACCCGCAATTTCTGTTTGCGATGCTCAGTGCAATCGCTGTCGCCGCCACGGTTTTCACCATTGCGGTGCCGCTCCTGGCGAAAAACGATCTGGACGCGCGCAAGAAGCGCATGGCGGTGGAACGGTCGGCCATTCGTGCACGCGAACGCGCTGCGCTTGCGCGTGAAAGCCAGCGCGGTCCGCGGCCGACGCTGCGGCAGCAACCCAAGCAATACATGCAGAACATCGTCGATCAGTTCGACCTCAAACAGCGCCTGCTGGCCGATGGGACGCGGGACAAACTGGCCCAGGCAGGCGAACGCGGTGAAAGCGCCGTCGTGCGCTACATCTTCCTGCGGCTTGTTATCCCGGTCATTCTCTTCCTATTTGCCCTGGTCTACTTGTTTGGCATTGGCAACTTTGAGCAGCCGCCGCTCATTCGCATTCTCATTGCAATGGTGATCGGCGGCATTGGCACCTACGTGCCCAATGTCATGCTGAAGAACAAAATTCAGAAGCGACAGATCTCTATCCGCCGAGCTTGGCCCGATGCCCTCGATCTCATGCTGATCTGCGTGGAATCGGGCATGTCAATCGAGCAGGCCTTCAAGAAAGTAGCTGACGAGGTTGCGGTCCAATCCATTCCACTAGCCGAAGAGCTGGCGCTGGTGAATGCTGAGCTCGCCTATCTCAACGACCGGCGCAAAGCCTATGAAAATCTCGGCAAACGCACCGGCCTTGAGCAGGTCAAAGCGGTGATGACGTCGCTCATCCAGGCAGACAGCTACGGTACCCCGGTCGGACAAGCGCTCCGTGTGCTGGCGCAAGAGAGCCGTGATATGCGCATGGCGGAAGCGGAAAAGAAAGCTGCCGGTCTGCCGCCAAAACTGACCGTACCGATGATTGTGTTCTTCCTGCCCTGTCTTTTCCTGGTCATCATCGGCCCGGCGATTATCCAGGTGATGGCCCTGGATTAATCTCGCCGCACTCAACGGCGCGGAATATCTGAGACAAAAAAGGCCCGCCGGTTTGGGCGGGCCTTTTCTACGTGGCGTCGAAGTTGCGTTGATCGCCTGGCATCGCCTTTGTGTATTTTACTGATCCACCGCAGCCACTTGGCCCCAGCGGTCGGCCTCTGACAGCATTTGGCGCAGATAGGCGATGTTGGCCTCTGCCTGTTGCGGCGGCAAATCTTGCTGAGCGATTTGCATCGCCTCATCGAACCGACCTTGTAGGCCAACGACCAACGCAAGATTGCCGCGCACGCGTGGATCGACCTGTCGACCTCCTGCGAGCGCTTGGCGAAGCGTGCGCTCAGCCTCAGTCAAGTTTCCTTCGAGCACATAGGACATGCCTAGATTGCTAAGGATCGTCGGCTCGTCTGGCACAATGCGCAGCGCGCTGGCATAGGACTGACGTGCTTCGGCGTGACGGCCAAGCTGATCAAGGATCGTGCCTTGCGCGGA
Protein-coding regions in this window:
- a CDS encoding CtpF protein, translated to MPEGADADGSLVDTSDIAPVPRITIQAFCESQALSEAVQEASRDRRMAKAHVRAYPGGIAAALEFYASSPTPNLLILENQAPADRLLDQLGKLADVCDPGTEVVIVGHVNDVLLYRELIRCGVRDYVVAPLGPMDVVRLISELYASQSEKVIGKTYAFIGARGGCGASTIAHNVAWTLSTSLETNTVIVDFDLPFGTANLDFNQDPPTGIGDVVNAPDRVDETFVDRLLAKCSDRLSLLAAPSTLDKVTDFPEHQFEQVTDFLRASVPASVFDLPHHWSGWVRKSLIDADELVIVAAPDLASLRNAKNLIDAVKQARPNDGPPRLVLNMAGIPKRPEIEAKDFADALCIEPLAVVEFDAEVFGNAANSGHMIAEVAPKHEAVAAFEAIASAITGKDSGRRSKKSALPSIMQKFLQRKKAS
- a CDS encoding type II secretion system F family protein, with product MFDPQTVTMAVGILAALSISGLAYALLSPLMDRQDKKDRINKVAVVDRRAVHARQASAEDAANRRKNIASKLKQQQQLIDEKTKNAGSSKATLEMRLKRAGLTWNKRSFLMISATCGLVIVGALMSVGAPLYASIAGGIAGAFGLPNWYVNFKGKSRMKKFLLEFPNAIDVIVRGMKAGLPLNDCMLIISREAAEPVRGEFKQLVEQQQMGVQLNDAVAKMYERVPLPEVNFLSIMMAIQGQSGGNLSEPLGNLSRVVRDRKKMKAKIDAMSMEAKSSAAIIACLPVAVITLIYLSTPDYITLLFTERLGNLLLGACGILMLTGVLVMRKMINFDI
- the tadA gene encoding Flp pilus assembly complex ATPase component TadA produces the protein MFGRRGTSGPTSTPGSVGGSTLPPDPSPAPSPAQAPRPSDSTSAAPTGQTAAATPDPVMPKPEPVQATAPQAEPAPKARRADYYDIKTDVFSAMIDTIDLAQLTRMDNDSAREEIRDVVTEIIALKNLAMSIADQEMILEDICNDVMGFGPLEPLLARDDIADIMVNGADNTFIEVDGKVQQTSVKFRDNQQLMNICQRIVSQVGRRVDESSPICDARLLDGSRVNVIAPPLAIDGPTLTIRKFKKDKLTLKQLVNFGSITPEGAQVLEIIGKVRCNVVISGGTGSGKTTLLNCLTAFIEQDERIITCEDAAELQLQQPHVVRLETRPPNLEGEGTVTMRDLVKNCLRMRPERIIVGEVRGPEAFDLLQAMNTGHDGSMGTLHANSPREALSRMESMITMGGFSLPSRTIRDMITSSVDVIIQASRLRDGSRRITHITEVLGMEGDIITTQDLFVYEILGEDANGKIIGRHKSTGVGRPNFWDRARYYNEENRLAAALDASAIDDERLSA
- a CDS encoding type II secretion system F family protein, whose translation is MDELLYTLTNPQFLFAMLSAIAVAATVFTIAVPLLAKNDLDARKKRMAVERSAIRARERAALARESQRGPRPTLRQQPKQYMQNIVDQFDLKQRLLADGTRDKLAQAGERGESAVVRYIFLRLVIPVILFLFALVYLFGIGNFEQPPLIRILIAMVIGGIGTYVPNVMLKNKIQKRQISIRRAWPDALDLMLICVESGMSIEQAFKKVADEVAVQSIPLAEELALVNAELAYLNDRRKAYENLGKRTGLEQVKAVMTSLIQADSYGTPVGQALRVLAQESRDMRMAEAEKKAAGLPPKLTVPMIVFFLPCLFLVIIGPAIIQVMALD
- a CDS encoding CpaD family pilus assembly protein, with amino-acid sequence MTDKSLNKAGQNKVLRLGLLGAAVLALGACSNIHSSTGTYDPRFMNYDQRHALSLRQQEATLPLLVGANATGLTSGDRTALSGFMQSYSAQGEGALRIRVPQGSANAHAARTALGDIHDVVSRSGGNPSAIRVEHYQAGNVDAHAPIIVIYDRLEAVTNPCGTWADPFNPALEQSDFYNFGCASQANLGASLADPRDLVRPRGIGSPDAGRRAEVLAAYRRGEPTATQRSSEAEAAVAQVGE